TGCGGAGCTGTTGCTCAGATCCGCCTTGAGGAAGGCCTCGGTTTCTGGAAGTGCGAGATGGAAGTCGTTCAACGCGTCCATCCTGATGCGCAGGCGCTTCGCCGTGCATTCGAGTACGTGGCCGCCGTGGCGCCGCTCTTCCGTCAAGAAGTGGAAATGATATCCGGGCACGCTGAACGCGCTCGAAAACCCGGGCGACCAGATGCCGATGAGCGTGCCGGAGACGTCCATCAGGTCGAACTCGCGCTGATCGCGGGCCGCATCGACGAGGCGGCCACCGGGGCTCTGAGGGTTCACCGCCCTGGTGCGGACGCGATCAAACCGTCCGTCCAGGCGGATCGCGAAGAATATGTTATTGGAGGTGCGCAGCCGGTCGCAGCCCGCCTCCAGCTCGTGCAGATTGGAGATGGCACCGATCTGCTCATCCGTCCCGGGCGCGAAGCGGGTAATGACGGCAAACGGCGTCAGCGCTGACGCCGCGGCTTGCGAGACTTCTCCGCTGCCCCGCACCCGGTAGACGGCTCCGTCGAGGACCACCATCT
The DNA window shown above is from Bradyrhizobium sp. CB1650 and carries:
- the budA gene encoding acetolactate decarboxylase, translating into MKARSAELTIDIPISLRQSLEDEARRASTTPSAVVCTALALRLGVSLHTLFQISTSGALVTGVYSGAITVRQLLAHGDFGLGTFEGLDGEMVVLDGAVYRVRGSGEVSQAAASALTPFAVITRFAPGTDEQIGAISNLHELEAGCDRLRTSNNIFFAIRLDGRFDRVRTRAVNPQSPGGRLVDAARDQREFDLMDVSGTLIGIWSPGFSSAFSVPGYHFHFLTEERRHGGHVLECTAKRLRIRMDALNDFHLALPETEAFLKADLSNSSAGELLYAEKSH